GAATATTCCCTCAGAATTAAAATATACAAAAGATCACGAATGGGTTAAAATAGAAGGAGATACCGCTACAGTGGGTATAACTGATTTTGCGCAAAGTGAACTTGGTGATATTGTTTATGTAGAAGTTGAGACTTTAGATGAAACCTTAGGTAAAGATGAAGTTTTCGGAACCGTTGAAGCCGTTAAAACAGTTTCAGATTTGTTTTTACCTCTTTCAGGTGAAATTATTGCCTTTAATGAAGGTTTAG
The sequence above is drawn from the Cellulophaga sp. Hel_I_12 genome and encodes:
- the gcvH gene encoding glycine cleavage system protein GcvH; translation: MNIPSELKYTKDHEWVKIEGDTATVGITDFAQSELGDIVYVEVETLDETLGKDEVFGTVEAVKTVSDLFLPLSGEIIAFNEGLEDNPEDVNSDPYGKGWMIKIKISDSSEIDSLLSEADYKELVGA